The window GCAATATCCAGCAATCAATGAACTGTACGTGACAACGTCAGGCTCGATACTTCTACGAATAATAGCATCAAAAGTTGATTCTGCTTCGGAAAACATCCCATCCTTACAAAGTGCATCTACTATAGTGGTGAAGGTCAGAACATATGGCCTGACGTCCCTTTGGTTCATTCCTGCTAAGAGTACTTCAACATCCTCCCATTGTCCTGCGGAGCACATAGCATGAATCAATGTGACAATATTGGGTTCAACACCTCGATCCACCATCCTGTTGAAGAGCTTAAGGGCCTCCAACGACTTCCCTTCCTTGCATAGGCCATCGACTACAGTGGAGTACGCAACAACATTCACCCTGCAGATTCTGCCCTCCCATTTCTCGAGCAAGCTGAGGGCCACAATCTATCTTGCCTGTCCTATTGTTCCGTAGGTGACTGCTTTGGGCTCAAACCCTCTTTCCTCCATAACATCAACTAACTGCACGGCTCTAAAGTTTTTTCCCTTGATGGAGAGTCCACTGACCAGAGTATTATAGGTCACCACATTTGGTTTAAAGCCAAGTTTGAGCATTCTACCCATAACAGCAAACCCAAAATCCACCCTTTTTCGAACGGCACAGACAGTTTATCCAAATATTTAAACTATGATGATTATACTTGATACCGACCTCATCCATCTTTTTATTAGACCAATAGCGGCCACATAGTGCTTCATCCGAACGATGACCCCCACGAGCAAGATAAAATCAGCAACTGCAGGAAAAGGGCCGGATTCTGGTCATTCCATCGGACGCAGACAAGGCTTGGTTGAGATTTCTGAATCCACCGGTCTTGCCTCTGTGCCTCATCTCATCCAAGAACAGTTGAGCCTGCTTCGCCTCAAAAATCGCAGTTTTGGAGCAGAAATTACGACGACAGAGTGATGGCCGGAGAAGATTAGATATGCGATGGAAGAGAGCGGGGATCGCGCGctgctgaagaagaagaagccgggAGAAGCCCTGACACGTTCTGAAGCCACCGAAGGAATGGAGGGAGCGCTTCTTCTCAACCTCAGCGCGCCATCGCCAGCGAGCTCGGCAGAGCGAAAGGCTGGCTGGGATTGGGGTAGACACTGCGCTCAGACGAACAAGACGAAGTGAAAGGGAAATTTCTTTTCACGCCCGAACATTTATCGCAATAAAATTTACTTCccaaaatgtttttttcttcAGACTTTCAGTCCCCAATCTTTCCACGTGGAAGAATAATATCCTCAACCCATGTCTTGTCATTCTCGTATGCCATGGGCTTTGCAGTTTATTTTAAATGACCAGAATGCCCTTTGCGGGTTGAGGTTGAGGAGTTACTTTAGCTTTCATGCAGGGATGGATGGCGTTGGGGAGGGTTTGGGGCGGTTATATCCATCTTATACCAATACACGTTAAGAAAAGTCAATTCTAAATCATTCCCAAACCCGTtaagattttaaaagaaaattctcaAACCCATCCTATTAATTTAACGAAAACCCATTGAGAACCCATTTTTCACCCGTTAATAAGTTTGCGAGAAAAGTTTGTATAAACTTATCATAACATCTGATTTATAGAAAATGGTTTAATATAACAAACGGTAttcaaatacaaaatataaattctagaaaaataattatacgaaagaaaataaatcacAACACTTATAAATTCATAACATGTTCGAGAAAAATGAATTGCAACACTTATAACTTCGTAATatgtttaaaaataataaaccaCAACACTTTCAATCATAACACTAAACAAGTATTACAAATACTAGAAATTGGAATTATAATAAAGggaagcaaaagaaaataataaatgttatTTTGTAAATATGAGTAATATGGAGGGTAATTTAGTAAATCTATGCTTAACGAGTTTGAGATAGGTTTTGAGGTGAAATCCTAAACCCTTCCCAAACCCTTCCCAAACCCTATAGGATTTTGACCTCAAATTCCTAAACTCTTACCATGACTCAATGGGTAAAACCCGTTAAACACCTATTAGGGTTGAGACCGGTGAAATACCCATTTACATGAACCTGTTGCCATCGCTACTTCCATGGTTATAAAAATCGACAAGAAAAATGAGTatacattattatttatttaatatttttatagttataattatttatgtaaTTGAGAGATATATAAATCGGTATTCATGTGTAAATTCATACGGGGTCATTTGACTAGCGTCCAATAATGGTCTCCTGCAAAGTAATctataaattcaaattttgtcaGTTTGACacgtcaatttttttaataaacttATTATAGGCCAAGAGAAACGGGAGGTTGATATCatttatacataatatatatatatatacataatatatatatatatatatcggaGGGGAAGAaacacataaataaatatatataattttttttaagtttttgaaattgcttgaaaacaaaacaaatgtTCAAGTAAATGGAAGAAGTGGAAAAATGTTCTTCCGGCAATATACAGATGCAGTATTTCATTATCCAGAAGTTTGAGGAAACTTAGAAAGTCTTGTTGGACAAGTAATATGAATGAATAGGACATTTTCTGAAGGCAAGTCGAGGAAAGTCTTGTTTGAACAATAAGTACTGAgaatatgagaaaatatactatgtaa of the Punica granatum isolate Tunisia-2019 chromosome 6, ASM765513v2, whole genome shotgun sequence genome contains:
- the LOC116212175 gene encoding pentatricopeptide repeat-containing protein At1g62930, chloroplastic-like produces the protein MGRMLKLGFKPNVVTYNTLVSGLSIKGKNFRAVQLVDVMEERGFEPKAVTYGTIGQEGKSLEALKLFNRMVDRGVEPNIVTLIHAMCSAGQWEDVEVLLAGMNQRDVRPYVLTFTTIVDALCKDGMFSEAESTFDAIIRRSIEPDVVTYSSLIAGYCLQNRMDAAENLFHSRGLIPEDATYNTLIGGFCQIGNIQAAEKHFEKMQTVGHPPGNLTYAILLDGYCKHGHFDRAVVLCRQLEDQEVNQNIVV